The region GAGCGTGAAGAAGCCTATTCCCACTGCTGCCAAAGTGCTGTGTGGAGTCCTGGAGTCCGGGTCACTGGGCATTGGAAATGTGCTCTGACGGTCTTGGGTCATCTTTATCTGATGCTTCTGAGTCACCAAGATGAGTGGAACCAGGTTCCCCTCAGATTGGGTTCCTAGAAACCTCTAGGGTTCGGGGTCAAGGGTACTCAAAGGACACTGAGTACATTATTATTTCTGTGCCAGTGAATTTAACCCTCTGGAGGGAccatagagatggctcagtgtgtaaaggcacTGAGTTCCACCCCTACGACCCAGGTTAAAAGAGAAAACCGATTTTTACAGGTTGTCCtcttgtatgcatgcacacatacacatgcacacacaatgccaTAAAATTAggtgggcatggcggtgcatgactttaatctcaacattcaggaggcagaagtaagtggatgatctttgtgagttttgggccagcctggtctaggactgccaaggctatctaagagactcccaaaacatagAGCCTATTGCTGTTTCCCTTAGTTGCCCTCCAGAGGTAAGGTAGAAGGGAAGGCTCTGTTGCTGAATACATCATGCCCTTCAGAAACAGGGCACAGAAGCCCATAAGCTGGAACTGATCTGAATGCCCCTTCCCAGAGAACTGGCTTTCATGGAAACAGAAGGCACCGTGCAAACCTCCAAAGGAGGGAGGAGCCAATAGCCCTACCCAGCTATGACGCGTAAGGACCACATCAACAGTATGGGCATGGCACAATAACGGTACACATATCTtgatggtaaccaacagctctctagtcGAATTTAAGACCTGCTcaatgggccgggcgtggtggcgcacgcctttagtcgcagcactcgggaggcagaggcaggcagatcgctgtgagttcgaggccagccgggtctacagagtgagtccaggatggccaaggctacacagagaaaccctgtctcgaaacccaccccccccccaaaaaaaaagacctgctcaacaagaaACAAACCATGTCTGGTCCTGAAAATCTAGCCAACTGCTCAGTGCTAATGAAGTCACGGTTATTTAAGGAGAATTTACAACAACTGCTTTATTAAACCAGCACAACCCCTACCcgtattctaaatatttgtccttacacCCACGGATAAGTGTCGTCTTTACCCTTCATTAAGGAAACTTTGCAATGATAGACAGCTACAGAAAACCtcaactgatcaaaatgcagagttatgGGGCCCAGGCCCAATGGATaccatctacaaaacactcccctAAGGCTCAAGGAGACTTGcagaggggcagaaagattgtgagacAGAGGCTCAGGACATTTCCTGTGTGATTGTGTCTCTTATTTATgtgagaagctacacccataaagtctcaccaacatggctgcctagaCATGAGCTGAACACAGGCAACACTAATAAACATGGCAGAGTGGACAGGGAAAAGCCCacgaggcctcaaccctacactaAGATCTACAGGCAAcgaaggaatgctgggagtggcAGGCAAGAGCAGGTGAATTGGTTAATGATATGCAGactaagcaggttgtatttaggaatgtatgtgcatatacatttgCCTGCAGTAACAATGAGAAAGTaggtcatggatttgaaagagcaAAGGGGCATGTGTGGGGGGGGTTGGAGAAATTGAAGGTATAGCTGGATTTGCTACTTTTATGGCCTCTTCTTTTTCACACCTTTATTCCCCTGGTTTCATCCCATATCATTAAGAGAGAAAGGACAGGGGgtgagaaagagatagagaccCCTGAATCTAATACTGCAACTAACCTCCTTGAatcaccacccacccacacctaTCTGGGCTCTAGCTTTTAtacaccctctgaaaagttcccagaattctaactgtcacacaatcacagaaactatctgcagctgacaaaactCTAcgtgctagagcacaaggcaaatcatagctgCCCtggacagtccaaagcagccctatatccccacacctggattaaaatgaaaacatattcttataatatttctgtcgggcttgttttgggtttgtgtgtgtgtgtgtttgtgtgtgtgtgtgtgtgtgtgtgtgtgtgtgtgtgtgtgtgtgtgtttgatacaaggtttctctgtgtagccttggctgtcctagactcactttgtagaccaggccggcctcaaattcacagagatctacctccctctgcctcccagagtgctgggattacgggcatgtgaCCTCGCCCAGCTTatttctctcagtgtgtgtgtgtgtgtgtgtgtgtgtgtgtgtgtgtgtgtgtgtgttttaagaaaccaaaatgccataattctcactacagaaaagaaagggagaaatgctgtaattataattcccaaaagaaaaaagtaaaattaaagctTGGGAAAAGACCATAGTCACTCTAACCCTCACCCACTGTGTGGAGAGTTGctcaattttcttcctttcttccttaatttctttcttttttcttttttctttttctttcagcttttaggaatgctgttttctttccacctttCCCCCTTTGCTCAGGTGTCTGGAGAGGCCCTCAGGACCACTCAGTGGTGGCTCCAACCCCCTTGGTGGCCTGCGCTGTGGGAGCTGTTGACCAGTTCTCAGTGGCTGGCTGGCGCTCCTGTCTTCAGCTGGGAACTGCTGGATGGGTACAGAGGGCACCTGCATGCCCTCAGACCCGTCGGCCACCTCTGGCTGAGCAGTGGTGAACTCAGGAGTTGGTGCAGTCAATTCACCCTTGTAAtagaagttttagtttctttgtaaactcagttgtgctttgtaaatatgtttttgttctaatcccaagtgtgaggtTTTAGTGGGAGAtttagcttgtccacacctgTTAATTGTCTCACGAGGGGCATGTCTTTTGCCAGCTGGGAAGGCCTTCCTTGTAAGGCaaggagaggggcgtggtctagggctcCGAGGATATAAATAAGAGCCCAGAGAGATCGTGGGGTGGCATGTGCTAGTGGCCTGTGgtgtgtagcagtttgaagagaccagaaacCAGAGACGGATAGTTTcaggtttggagcagacagatggagagaaacccTTCAGGGCTGagcggcttggaggagactgctggctgtgtCGGCTGTTGACAGAGACGGGTatagcccaaaagaacccaattgaccctaaacagctgggagaagtaaaggggccccctctcccctctaaccttctctctcctacatagggttgggaggttgggagggaggttaaggcctaaacaccccaaataaagacGAGTTTAAAAGAAAGACCACTACACACCCTGCAAGTCCTCCTTGGTCAcagccttctcagcagcagcGGATGTGCTCAATTTTCTACCTCCTTTCTTCAGGAACCCCCTCTCATCAAATGAggatgaaaaggaagagagggaccTGAGACATTGAAGCACGCGGGTGTGCTGCCTTAAGAGCCCCAAGCTCAGCTCCTCATGACTATGCTGAGTTTAATATTGGTACCTGACGAAGCGACACAAAAATACGCACCGCTGTACTTGCCGCTCTTAGCTCGCTGAGAAAGGCTGAAGTCATTCCGATGGGATTCTGCCAACATCATTCCTGAGTGAACTCACTCGGGGAGGATGAGCCAACATGCTGCCTGGGACTCTAGAAACTCAAATGTAAACAGAGACGCCTGCTGGGTGTTGTgttcccgcccccccacccccagctcccaggACTGGGGATCAAACCAGGAGCCTCATACACGCTCCTTCCACTGAGCGTGAGTCTGACCAGGCTGTAAATGAACTAAAGACAGAGAAGGATATCTGCTTAGTTCAGACACTCAGACACTATATGGTCCCTTGAGTTTTTACTGACTTGAGTCATGGCTGATCTCAAACACAGTTGACTGCTCTGGCCCTTCCAAGCAAGATATAACGTGGGCATTACGGCGAGACCTTTTCAGTCCTGGATCTTGCAGGAGACCAAGCATGCAGCCGACTGCAGAAAAATACAGCTGTCTTGGCCTCGCAGGAGTTGGGGGGAGGCAGGCAGTAGCATTGCTGAGTATCTGGTGTCAGGGGACCTTGCCTCATTTACCCTAAACCCCGGTCCCAGCTAGAGAGTGTtgtagttaagagcacagtcttgCGTCATTCCCACCTCAAATCGCAGCTTTACAGCTCCTACAAAGCTTGGAGACAGTGACCCGTTATGGAGGAGTCTTTCCCTCCCCAGGTTCCTCACGTACAAAATAGGGCAATGGTTGCTTGAATTCAGACAAGCGAATTCTGCAAGTGGTGCCTGGCAGATGACAAGGTCAATTGTAGTTAACGTCCTCCTTCGATACAAGGGACAAGTGCCAGCCATTcagggcaggagcaggcagggtTTGGATGGAGGTCCACGCCATTGCAGCTCATAGTCTGGTGCCAAGTGGGACTGGTGGCGGATGGGTTAAAGTACCAGACacaagcaacttaagagaggaggaaagggcttgttttaGCTCACACAGTCAAGATCCAGCGCTTCTCGGTGGagaaagcatggtggcagagTCCTGAGGTGGCTGATCCCTTTGTGGCCATCACTAGGAAGCAGAAAAAATCATGAACAATGGCACTCAGGGCAGTTTTGTGTTTCCCATCCCAGACCCCATCCCAGAGAATGTGCCACCCAATTTCAGAGGAGGCCTTCCTATAAAGAATCTAGAAACTctcacaggcatgctcagaggtatgtttccatggtgacactAATCCCACCAGGCTGACAAGACTGATCAGCACAGTGATCCAGGAGCAAAGGCCTGTTGAGGGGACACAGAATTCTGAGACTCGCTTAACCTCTTCCAAACTCAgagcatctgtttttgttttttgttttttgttttttcaaaacatcaTTTCAATATCCTATGGGattccttcctgtctcccaggtgcAGCAAATAACCTGGGCTACAGACCAGACCCTGGGTACCACGGTCTGAGTCAGTGTAGGAATGCAGGATGCACTGAGTAAAAGCTATATTTCAAATATTGAACTCGGATCTTTTCCTGGCTTGGTGATATGTGATGCAAATTTGGTGTGTGATGCTGGCAGCTGCAGCCAGCCACAGCTCCGGGCAGGCCGCTCTATCACAGGAAGAAAATCACCAGCCCTGCAGTGCTCTGCATTATTGCTAAGCAAGTATGTTCAGAAGGTTAGATGaagcaaatacattttctttttaaatgtttatctggaggctggagagatggcttagaggttaagagcactggctgcccttccagaggacctggctttgattctCGGCACCTGCGtgcacaaccatctgtcactccaatCCCGGGGAATCCAATGCAATGCAgttgagggcaccaggcacacaagtgttatacacacgtgcatgcaggcaaacacccatatacatcaaataaaaatttagccgggcatggtggctcatgcctttataatcccagcactcagggaggcagaggcaggtggatttctatgaattcgaggccagcctggtctacaaagtgggtccaggacagccaaggctacacagcgaaaccctgtctcaaaaaaccaaagacattaaataaataaaattaaacgaCAACAAAAAATATCTTAGCCCTCCACACCctgtcactacacacacacacacacacacagtgtgagctgccagatgtgggttttcttaatcactgagccatttctgcaacCGCTGCATTTCATTTTTGACCTAGCATCCGATGGGTTTCTTGGGATATAACTGGTAAGCATCTTTTAGTGATGGCATCTACACTGAGAGCCACAGGCAGCCTGGATGTGAGCACTCTGCACCTGTGACTAGGGTTCTATACTTTGTTGTACCCCTTTTTCCTTTCACCTCTTTGCTCCCGCTTCCTCCCTCAGCCATCTCTAGCCTGTACCCCATATTCTTTTGTCCCCTCTGAGGCCCAGTTCAGTATGAATCCCTCCTCATGTGGACCTTATGTTccctttcctgctttctccacctcctcttgTCCTTCGGCCTAAACTTCGGCCTAATTGCCATCACCTGGTCGTTTACACGTCTCTACTCATAAATCCCTAAAGGAAGGCGGGTTCCATCTCAACACTTCCTGATTCCAAGTGTTGTCTCAGCCTGACACAGACACACTCGATGGCCACAGGGCTCTGAGAacctgcttagcatgtgcaaggctgtaggcaactctacacacacacacacacacacacacacacacacacacacacacacacacacacgcacacacacgcacacacactccctTTGACTTAGAGCTTATGGTTCCAAGGTAAAATGGATATTTCTTCAGAAGGAAATTGTGTATttgtgagttttttaaaaaaattaattgtgtgtgtgtgtgtatatgtgtgtgtgtgtgtgtttgtgcatgcatatacTTGTGTATAACACACATGTTGAGGTTAGAAGATAACTTGAAGGAGTCCAAgctccttccaccaagtgggcTCAGGAATGAAATTCAGGTCATCGGGCCTAATTTTGAGCTtctgtgcccactgagccatgtcactacCAACCCCCTTTAACCTCACATGTAGtatggctggcctcagacttaggGTGATCTTCGTGACGTTAGCCTTGCAAGAACCAGGTCTGCAGGCCTGGGCAGCCACAGCTGGGGCATCAGCTTGCTCTCGCAATCTCCAGATGTGTCTCTTCTCACTGAACCTTTTCACCACTCTCTGTGAAAAGTGGGAACCTGGAaccagcaagacagctcagcaggcaagagTGCTTACTACCAGGCCTGATAATTTGAGTTCAAGTCCCTGGTGGACCTACATGGTATAAGGAGAAAGCTGAGTCCtgagcatgtatgcacacacacacacacacacatacatacttttaAGTGAGCATTTGCCTTGGTATAATGGGTAGGGCACTCTTGTTACTGCTGTGGTGTTTGCCTATAGCAGTTGCCCTTTTGCTCCAGCCTGGAAGCTGAGCTGGGAACCCCACTGCAGGCAGAGCATTCCTACAAGGCCCCGTGAGTGCAACCCAcctgcctgcttctctgcctcatcATATAAAGGTAATCACAGGCCAGTGGCCAAGATCCAGGCCTGCAGTTTATTTTGGGACATGCAGGAGCCTGTGGGAAAGTGCTTAAACATGCCTTAGTCACTAAGGCAAACCCCTTTCTTCCCGAGCTCCAGCATGTTTTGAACTttctgagagcacagagaaggcTCAGGCGGGCAGGCACACACTCCCTTAGTGGCACGTCCTTCCTGCTTTGCTCTGCCCGTGGCTGGGCCTGGGCCTCCTGCCACGTCCTCCTTGCTCTGAAGCTGCTCTGATTCAGGGTGTGAGAGCAGGGCTGCATTTAGCTCTGGGAAGCCCTgagcatgggggaaaaaaaaaaaaagtgggtctCCCTCGatacataattcaaaataaacacaACAGTAATAATAGCAATAGAAGTGTAAAGAAGTCTCAGTCTCCCAGGCTAAAGTGTGTTGACTTTAATTAGATTAAAAGGTCCCTCcaggtatgtggtgtgtgtgtgtgtgtgtgtgtgtgtgtgtgtgtgtgtgtgtgtgtacacgtgggCACGTGCGCGTGATTGGGCATGTCCCTGTCTTCTGGGACTTCTGAGACTCATCAGCACCATAGGAACCAGCAGCAACCAAGGAGGACTGCCTCAGCCCCAGGGGACAATGCTGAAAGGGCAGGAAGATAGGATCCTGGGATAGATGGGCAGGTGGACACTATGGTGCCCACTCTGTACCAGTGACAGCTAAGACAGCCACAGGCACTAGGACCTGGCAGCCTGGAATCAGTGGGGTAGAGTCTCAGGTGCAAACGGAAGGCAGCCTAAGAGCtgtgcagaggccaggaaagcaTCTTCTCAACCGGCTTTGGGAGTTCATGTCTACAGTCCCAGCGCTTAGAAGGCGGAAgctggagtttgaagccagacaaGACCTCAGAGAGTAAAgacctatcttaaaaaaaaaaaaaaaaaagaaagaaaagaaagaaaggaaggaaggaaggaaggaaggaaggaagaaaagaaaaagagggctggggagatggctcagtgcttaatagcactgtctgctcttccaaaggacctgggttcaattcccagcacccacttggcagctcaaaattgtctgtaattccagttccaatggatctgacaccctcacaccagtgcatataaaataaattatttttaaaaagaaggaaagaaaaagagctttTCCTCAATTAGTGCCAAGGTGCCCGGGAAGCTAAGGCTGCGATGGGGTGAGGCCCTCACTTTGTCCAGGTGACTAGCACCGTGCTAGCAGTTCACAAcatggcctctgtctccaagCTCACCTGCATCTACCCTGCCCTCATTCTTCATGAGGTGACAGTCACGGAGGATAAGATCAGTGCCCTCATTAAAGCAGCAGGTGTCAACATTGAACCTTTCTGGCCTGGCTTGTTTGCAAAGGTCCTGGCCAGTGTCAGCACTGGGAGCCTCATCTGCAGTGTGGGGGCTGGTGGGCCAGCTCCAGCAGCCGGAGCTGCAGCAGCAGAAGGTCCTGCgccagccaccactgctgccccagctgaggagaaggaagtggaagcaaagaaggaaaaatctGAGGAGTCTGATGATGACGTGGGCTTTGGTCTTTTTGACTAAACCTCTTGTTAACATGGCCAATAAAAAGTTgaacctgaaaagaaaagaaagagaaggaggaggaagagaagaaggaggaggaggagaaggaggaggaagaggaggagcaggaggaggagggaaaagagaaggaggagaagaaggaagacaaggagaagaaggaggaggaacaggaggaggagggagatgaggaggagggagaggaagagcaggagacaAGTAAAAGAGAAAGTATCCCCTTAGAAGTTTGTAGACCATTTCTTTGTTGTCCTTGACTGTTCCAACAACCTGTGCCAGCCCTGGTGAACTGGCAGCCTGCGTGGTGGGGgctgcatttttttcttacagacTCATTGCTAGGAAAAGCCTCCTTGTCTAGCCTCAAGAGAAACTCTATCCCTaatccttctctccttctgccttgtctctcaacttcctccttcctttccttagcTGACAGGAAGCACAACCTCAAAGGGAACAATCCCCAGTGCCCAGTTTAACCACCTCTATTAGCAAATATCTTGAAAGAGCAGCCTACACAAGTCCCCAGCTGTACTCCCAGGGCCCTGCGGGTAGTCTGCAATGGGctcattcctccttcccactccactgaaacctctcctcctcctggggCACCTCCTCTCAGTCGCTGCAGATCTTCCCTGGCTCTTCTCCCTGACTGGCCTCTGACTCACCATCCTCCCCGCCCTCTTAAACCTCTTAAAGCCGAAGTCTGCCTAgcaccctttcctctccccacagGGCAAGGATGAGTTTCATGTCCGCTCAGCTAGGAGGTAGAGTCCATATTCAACCAAGCCCTAGCCGCTGCTGTGCCTAATGCGGTAAAGATAGGGGCtttggatgtagctcagtgcatAAAGCGCTTGTGCAGAATAtatgaagccctaggtttgacTTTAGAATCACATAAAATTGGGTGTGGTGACAtgtacctgtgatcccagaagtcaggaggtgcaggaagagaaggcagaagtaCAAAGTCATCCTCAACTATACAGCAAGCCTTGGGCCAACCTGagctatgtgagaccttgtcacaaacacACCCATGTTTATTTCTCTAGAAAAAAAGTTGTGTCCAGACTCTGGTGCTCAGTCTTCTTTTCTCAGCCCTCAGCCACCTCTGGTCACTGTCTCTAATAGCTTGACTCAAGAGGGTGAGCATTTATTCGCATCCTTCTGGGGCCTAGAGTTCAAATCCAGGGGGCCCTTTTGAGGCCACACTAAGCCAGCTTTAGGCCAGCTGCCTTCCATGGGGCCAATCTGAAGGTGACAGAGGCCAGCCAGGTGGATGAGAGGCAGCGCCAGCTGCCATAGGTTAGAGTCGAAAGAGACGGTGCCCAGTTACTGCTGGGGTGAACATGGTCCAGTGCTGTGAGAGATTTCTAGTTTCCAAGAAAGACCAGAAATCTGTTCTGTGAgatttccttcatttaaaaatatttttaaatgtttaaaaagaattagTCAGACCCAACAAAATCTATTTGCAAGCCAGATTTGGCCCTGGGGCTGCCAGCAAACAAGCTCCAAGTTCCACTgttctgtaaatatttaataGTCTCCGTTCCCTGCTGttccc is a window of Acomys russatus chromosome 5, mAcoRus1.1, whole genome shotgun sequence DNA encoding:
- the LOC127189943 gene encoding 60S acidic ribosomal protein P1-like isoform X2 — encoded protein: MASVSKLTCIYPALILHEVTVLASVSTGSLICSVGAGGPAPAAGAAAAEGPAPATTAAPAEEKEVEAKKEKSEESDDDVGFGLFD
- the LOC127189943 gene encoding 60S acidic ribosomal protein P1-like isoform X1, which produces MASVSKLTCIYPALILHEVTVTEDKISALIKAAGVNIEPFWPGLFAKVLASVSTGSLICSVGAGGPAPAAGAAAAEGPAPATTAAPAEEKEVEAKKEKSEESDDDVGFGLFD